DNA sequence from the Malus domestica chromosome 11, GDT2T_hap1 genome:
TTTTCTGCTTGGTTATGATCATTGACTTTCTGTTATGGCATCTGTTGCAACTATGGAAGGTTGTAAAGTTTCTGTGcaagttctttgaatttccGCGTTAACACGATTTCCGTTTTTAATTACCTTCCTTTCATTGTCCATCAGCCTGAAGAGGATATTGAAGAGGTGCCCGATTTCGTTCTGTCCCATGATCAAGATGAAGGGATCTCGCTGGACAATGCGAACCACAGCTCGAGATGACTGCATTCCAGATTgacattttttattattttcctttattattttttggtagGGATGCATAGGATTGACCTGATTCTTCTTTATGTTGATTTCAGTTGGTAGCATCAGTTTAGTCCTTGCATGTAATCAATTTTGTTCAAGATTTCGAACTTACAAGACATAAAAGATGATTGTCTGTCGCTTGTATCGCAACTTTCTTACAAGTTTTGATGGATATTTTATATTTGGAAGTTTATATAGCACCAAACTTGAAGAATTGGTACTTTTGATGAGCTACTCTAATTTATAGGGCTAGAGATTCGACGCTGGTGTAAGGGGACGAAAACGTTGCCTTGGCTAATTGGCCTGATTTACACTCACAAATTTATAAACTTGTAACTAATATAGAATTACATGATGTTACTAATTCAcgtgttataaacttatagtatGAATAAATGACAAATTAGATATTGTACAAGCTTAGGTGTTCAAAGTTGCTTGGTAATGCATCATGGTTTCTAGGCGATTTTGGAAATTTGtgaaaaaaatcattttaaaatctaCTTGCTTTCACTCTCACCGTACCGTGAGGTATTGAAAATTTATGTAAGACTTTTTGTTGATTTTGAGATAGACTGGAGGATGATTATGTTTTCCCGGTGGTTGAGGTGGGTGTGCCCAGAGGATTTttggaaattcaaattttaatgaaaagttaaCAGTGTTATTTTTGTTAAGTTGAAAAGACACATGtcaatcaattagaaaagagaaAACGAGAAGACACAAAATTTAGGAACAACAAACTTGTGGCCGTATCATTAAACAACTAGTAATATAATTGTGTTAAAaatttaacaacttaaaaaataaaagggcAAAAGACAGTTTACTACCATTATGTTtagtgattttcaacatttagtacatcaattttttttttcatcccaaagtcatacctaaagtgtaaattttgggacagtctcatacatccgttagtcaaactattaGTTCTcctgttaagtgatgatgtggcactCTGATTgtgcaccacgtgtcattaaaaaaatattaaaaatttatttaaataaaaataatattaaataatatttaaaatattaaaataaaaaaaattaaattttttttttttttttcttcttctcttcttcttcttttcttcttctttcttcttcttttcttcttctgggttcggtttctcttttttttttttttttttttcttcttcctcctccttctccttattcctcctccttcttccttcttcttcctcttcttttccgagttcggttgttttttttttttccttctcctccttcttcttcttccttcttcattcttcttccttcttcttcctcttcttcttctcgattcagtttttttttttctttcttcttcttcttctcctcctcctcctcctcctccttcttccttcttcttcttattcttcctccttctggattcgatttttttttcctttctttcttcttcttctgctcctcctccttctttttcctcctttttctgggttcgggtattatgtttttttcttctcttcctcctccttctccttctttgcaggtgggttttttttttttataaatattattgaggatgaagaagaaggagaagaaggaggaggaggaagaagaaggaagaagaagaagaaggagaaggaggaggaagaagaaaaaaaaaaaaaaaagagagaaaccgaacccagaagaagaaaaagaagaagaagagaagaataattttttttattattattttaatattatttttatttaaataaaattttaatgacatgtggcgcccaatcagggtgccacatcatcacttaacgggagaactaacagtttgattaacggatgtatgagattgtcccaaaatttacactttagttatgactctgggatgaaaaaaaattgatgtactaaatgttgaaaactactAAACATGAAGGTAGTAAACTATCTTTTGCCCAAAATAAAACTTCACTCCACTTATATAATTACAATTTAATATCTGTCCATATTTCGAACACAATGAAAAATATCTAACATAAAGGTGGAATCAAACTTTCGAGAACAGAAATGAAGAGCCcacaaacttttttcttttaaaaataagatAAGAAGGACAATGGCATTGGTACGTTGCAAGTAGGGTACGTGGAGCGAGCCTAGACAACCGTTGGCTTTCTGTCTTTCACAAGAATCAATCATCTATGTTCGCCATGTGAGCTTCATATCACAGACTCTCAGTGGACACttcatcactctctctctctctctctctctctctcatcaaagCCATGGCAAGCACCAGCTCTCCCGCCCTGTCCTTGTCAAAACTGGATTTTCCACTATTTTCCTCTCAAAGAAAAATGCAAAATCTCCATCAAGTTAAGATTCCTCGCAGGTTGTCGAAGTTTTCTGGGGCTAAATCAAACGGGTTTGTCCTTTTTTCTTCACTGAATGGTCAAACTGGTGAGACCAGCCCTCCTAGTGTTGAAGCAACCACTTCAGTAAACAATGTGTCTGACGTCCAAGTTCAAAGCAGGTACCATATTTTCAGTTTCTCTTATTCGTTTGTTTCATGGTTCTGTTTGGTTTTACAAAGTAGGAATACCAGAAGCACTTGTGAAGTCCTTCGTTTCCGGTTTCTTGGGAACCAAACAGAACTTTGGGGATCAAATCATCAAATTATACGACTTTAATTTAGCTTAGTTAGGGAGCTGTAATTGGTACTCCGAAATAGCTCCACCCTAGGAAGGAGTGCATGACAACTATTTTGTAGGCCGTAAAAAGCCTTCGTACTAAATTTCTGAACAACCTTTGACTGAACTTGGTATAAATCATACTCCGATTTATGCATATTAAGTTTAATTGTGGTAAAATCAGCATATATAGCGGTATGAACTGAAAAAAGATGAGACAGAAGGTAGCTGAATTTTAAAACATCGTATGCAAACTAAGTCGAACCATAGTAAATGGAACTCATATGAACTAGTAGAAGTGGGAAGAAAAGAGAAACTTGGATGAGTTGCCTCTGCCTCATGTTGGAATTCTAGTAAGACTTGAACCCGGAGTTGCTCGTGAACCCGGATCGAGTTGCTCGTATGCTTTTATAAAGCTTGTGTTCTTGATCCCCCACTTGATATATGACGCAATATAGGTTCCGCTAATGAGAGTTGAACACAGATGTTGCCTTAAAGAGTATTCCAGATTCGGTTGCCATTGCATTGTATCTTTGATCCTTTAATTCATGAGAATTGTAATTGATAtgaattatttgaaatttttatgaatATATTTCTAATGCTATCTTTCTTCTGTGTGCCGTAGTATATGGAACTGGAGGGGTTATTCTATCCGATATCAGCATGCTGGCAACAGTGGCCCGGCATTAGTTTTGATTCATGGTTTTGGAGCAAACAGGTCCACATCATCCACATATTACTTCTCATAAGCAGACAACTAATTGCTATAGGTATTACATGCACAAATTGCTAATTACAGTCATGATTTCACACACACGGAGACAAGAGACATATCTCTTTTTGTTAGCTCGACGCATGGTTTGAGGTTTCATTAAATTTACTTGTACATGGTTTTACTGTTTACATTGGTTGCCTGTTAGTTTGCTGGTAGGATTATTTTGTACACAACTGGGAGAGAGTTATTTCTTTGCTAACTAGATTTAATAAGTCAGATCGTTAGCTGATGAAACTGTCGGTAATGCTTAAGAACAAACCAACAGACCAAACTCTgaatttctgggttttgttgcAATCTAGAACTTAAACCCTCATCTTGTCCATGATCTCTTTCATCCCATGCTTTAACCTGTCAAGTTCGGTACATATGACATGCATTTTATCCTTTACAGTGATCATTGGAGGAAAAATCTTCCAGTTCTTTCAAAATCACACAGGGTATACTCTATCGATCTTATTGGTTATGGGTACTCAGACAAACCAAATCCTCGTCAATTCGGGGAAACTTTGTTTTATACATTTGAGACATGGGCCACCCAGCTAAATGATTTTTGTACTGACGTTGTCAAGGGTGAAGCATTCTTTATATGCAACTCTATCGGAGGTACAGATATTTGGAGCCCTTGATCTTTCtgaactttttcttttgaatgatATCAAAAAAGATCTAACCTTACAAGTGCTTTTCATGGCTTCACATAGGACTTGTCGGTCTTCAGGCAGCAGTTATGGAGCCACAGTTATGCAAGGGCATAATGCTTTTGAATATTTCTCTTCGTATGCTGCATATTACAAAGCAGCCTTGGTGCGGGAGACCATTGATCAAATCCTTTCAGAACTTGCTGAGGTAAAGGCGGATTAAATAGTTTGTTTTCCATATTAGAGTTCTATAGTGTAAAAAAGGATTTCAAGATAGTCATGCTGTTGTGACAGAAATACTGATGTGGGCAAATACTTCTTCAAAACTGTTGCCACACCACAATCTGTCAGGAATATCcttttttagtttcattttgGATGCAaatatttcttctttttgttagaTTATGTCATGGAAGCTTCAGGTggagttttttttcacagtaaGTAGAATAGAAAAGGAAGGCCATGCCCATAAATGAAACTATGACACAATTATCTAATCTGCCTCACCAAATGACACTGTCTGTTTTGTCCATGCATTTTTATGTCACCCATAAATGAAATAGGGATTACAGACTTGGACTATTAATCGGTAGTGGGTATATATGCGTTTCATTTAGTGGTTCGCATTACTAATATCAATTCCATGTCTACAATCTCCTCATTTCTTTTTGGTTAAACAGGGTTTGGTGCAGTGAATTAGTGGAGCATTCAAACAAAAATACAAACAGAAATACTACATTACTAAGGTATTTCCCTCATTTCATTACCGAGGTATTCCCCTATTCATTCTTAATTTTGTTAGATGGTACACAATCGCACAGCATGTTTAATATTTACTTTGAATGTCGTCAAAGGCATCACCTTTTTA
Encoded proteins:
- the LOC139187424 gene encoding uncharacterized protein isoform X2, with translation MASTSSPALSLSKLDFPLFSSQRKMQNLHQVKIPRRLSKFSGAKSNGFVLFSSLNGQTGETSPPSVEATTSVNNVSDVQVQSSIWNWRGYSIRYQHAGNSGPALVLIHGFGANSDHWRKNLPVLSKSHRVYSIDLIGYGYSDKPNPRQFGETLFYTFETWATQLNDFCTDVVKGEAFFICNSIGGLVGLQAAVMEPQLCKGIMLLNISLRMLHITKQPWCGRPLIKSFQNLLRVWCSELVEHSNKNTNRNTTLLSLDDCLTKFSTAGTPPWLLFRAPKRPDPKPAPSL
- the LOC139187424 gene encoding uncharacterized protein isoform X1 — translated: MASTSSPALSLSKLDFPLFSSQRKMQNLHQVKIPRRLSKFSGAKSNGFVLFSSLNGQTGETSPPSVEATTSVNNVSDVQVQSSIWNWRGYSIRYQHAGNSGPALVLIHGFGANSDHWRKNLPVLSKSHRVYSIDLIGYGYSDKPNPRQFGETLFYTFETWATQLNDFCTDVVKGEAFFICNSIGGLVGLQAAVMEPQLCKGIMLLNISLRMLHITKQPWCGRPLIKSFQNLLRVWCSELVEHSNKNTNRNTTLLSSLDDCLTKFSTAGTPPWLLFRAPKRPDPKPAPSL